Below is a genomic region from Biomphalaria glabrata chromosome 3, xgBioGlab47.1, whole genome shotgun sequence.
CATGGATGAACATGTGGTCTACATTGGAAGCTAATTAAActtaatacacttttttttttggtaaatataagCTGAGAGACTGACGCTTTTGAGAGAGAGAATATTTAGGTTTATGTATCAGATCATTTGTTAAGGTCTAGTTTACAAACAACATAAatcttttcaaatttaaaatataaaaaatttacaatttaaaaaaattgtataaactAATCCCTATATTTACCTGTTTGCTGTCCCTGTGTCTATCTGTAATGAATCCACGTTAAGTCTCCTGAATGGTGGTTCATAGGCCTGAATGTCTGCATTTTTAGATCCACCAACAGATATAACTGCACTAGAGCAAGAGGGGTACTCCATAGGATCATCAAGCATCTGTTTGCTCTTGGAAATCTGCATGACAGAAGCCGTGCTGCCTGCCACATCAGAGCCACCACAGTCCCCTGAGAGCATGAACTGTTTTGCCTTAAGCTTGTTAATATCCTGCTGTTCTTCATTGCTGATCTTGATGCTGGATGAGTTGGATGCGGATGGTGGGATGGAGCTGAAAGTATCCCCGCATTTGTTGTTCATGTTGTTGATGTAGTTGTGCTCCCTGGCAAGATTCTCGAGGTTGTCTTGCGTGTGGCGCTGGTTCAGGAAGGACCGCTTGCGACACAAGAAAAATGTAACAACTATAATGATGATAATCAAGGGTATTCCTCCGCCAACACACACTATAACAAGCATCTCCGTTAAGCTCAGGCCAGTTTCCTTCTCTTGGCTGGAACTGGGTGTGGGCAACATATCAATTGGTGCATTGGTTGTTGTAATTTTCTGATCTGTAGTTGGCAATGCTCCAGTGTTTGTGTTTCTGATAAGTGTGTCATTACTGGCAGCCACCACTCTCTCAGAGAGTTGGCAATTTTTGCCCCAAAAGCCAAAAGGACATGAGCAAGAGTAATCGCCCAAGAGGTCAGTACAGGTCCCACCATTAAGGCAAGGGTGCAGCTTACACTCTTTGACCTGCACACTGCAGTCTTTACCAGAAAAGCCTGGTTTGCACTCACAGCTAAAGTCATTAATTTCATCGGTACAGATGCCACCATTGGCGCACGGCCTCATCTCGCAGTCATTGACATTATCCTGGCACAGAGATCCCACAAAGCCAGCCATGCACTGACACCTGTAGCCATTGACTGCGTCAATACAAATGCCGTTGTTTAGGCATGGCTTGTACTTGCAGTCATCATCATTGATCTGACACTCAGAGCCGCTGAAACCCTGCTGACAAACACAGCGGTAGCCATTGAGCTGGTCACTGCAGCGGCCATCTAAAaagattgaaaaacaaaaccatttAGGAATAAAATAATTGTGCCTTAACCACTGTCAATGTTTACTGTCAAGCTATTGTAAGACATACATGACAAGATCAATGGCTGGCAAATGTTACACATATAGGTCAGTGATCAATATCTCCACCACCGTCTCCCCTCTCTATTCACATGTTAAATATGACACAGCTGCAGCTCTATGCAATCACTCAAGCAAACACAGTGAGGAACTGTCAACATAAACAATGAAAGGGAGAGATGGTAGACAGACTGCAAGATTAGAATGTTACTAACCGTTCTGACAAGGGGATGACAGACATTCGTTGATATCCTGTTCACAATTTCGGCCAGTCAACCCAGCCGGGCAGACACAGTAGTAAGTCTCATCTTTCTCTATGCAGGTGCCGCCATACAGGCACGGGCTAGCTTTGCAGGACATAGCCTCCCTCTCACATTGACGACCATAGAACCCTTGAGGACACTGACACTGGAAGCCATTGCCAATATCCTGAAATATATACACCATTGAAATTAACACTCGGGTATATGAAAGTGAACATAGGGTAATGTATGAATAACTGAttaacaaaggaaaaaaaaagtggggatAATTATTacagcagggggggggggggggcaacccTCACCTTACAAACTCCATTGTTCATACAGGGCTTGGACTTGCAGTCATCTAGCTCTCGTTCACAATTATCTCCAGTGTAGCTCCCAACACAGTTGCATGTGTAGCTCCCCTGTCCCGTGTTGGTACAAATACCATTATTTCTACAAGGCTTGTGGTGAGTGCAGAAATTAAGGTCtgtggaggaaaaaaaaaagcagacacCCATCATTAAGCATGAGCCACAACAGTGTTTTGATACCTAGAAAGACCAGCCGACAAACAAGATGGCAACAAGGCCCACACAGAATTAAAACTGGTGCTGGGTTCTCACCTTGATTACAGAACAGGCCACCCCAGCCTTCCTGACAGTTACACTGCCAGGGTCTCTCACAGGATCCTCTCTGACAGCCAGGGTATGGGATACACTCTTTGCAGTAGGTACCTTGCCAGCCCAATTTGCACCTACAAAAAACATA
It encodes:
- the LOC106078170 gene encoding delta-like protein D, whose product is MSPAQYAVLWTLYILCVQETETSGVLELQIRSFRNDIGLTANNTCCSGFRQDGLCSSPCRTFFKVCLAHFQSDIGNNPEPKCTFANYTTPVLGKNTMDFTGLSNLPVQSQQNVFTFPVTQFQWPGDFSLIIEAWHDTTQDVPSRKDVQMVLIARLATIRAASSGPEWYNYTETFNNSTKQLVYAYRFVCEKNYYGAKCSDLCRPRDDQFGHYTCSANGSFVCMDGWDGRYCDTAVCLPGCDAANGFCDQPNECKCKLGWQGTYCKECIPYPGCQRGSCERPWQCNCQEGWGGLFCNQDLNFCTHHKPCRNNGICTNTGQGSYTCNCVGSYTGDNCERELDDCKSKPCMNNGVCKDIGNGFQCQCPQGFYGRQCEREAMSCKASPCLYGGTCIEKDETYYCVCPAGLTGRNCEQDINECLSSPCQNDGRCSDQLNGYRCVCQQGFSGSECQINDDDCKYKPCLNNGICIDAVNGYRCQCMAGFVGSLCQDNVNDCEMRPCANGGICTDEINDFSCECKPGFSGKDCSVQVKECKLHPCLNGGTCTDLLGDYSCSCPFGFWGKNCQLSERVVAASNDTLIRNTNTGALPTTDQKITTTNAPIDMLPTPSSSQEKETGLSLTEMLVIVCVGGGIPLIIIIIVVTFFLCRKRSFLNQRHTQDNLENLAREHNYINNMNNKCGDTFSSIPPSASNSSSIKISNEEQQDINKLKAKQFMLSGDCGGSDVAGSTASVMQISKSKQMLDDPMEYPSCSSAVISVGGSKNADIQAYEPPFRRLNVDSLQIDTGTANRGHHPDHSSHVLVKSSGQLRPSGSEQGMKDSPPLKGYSASLASPVTIAPQQQQPPAYLRHLRYDEDYLATEV